TCAGGCGGTCAGTTCTCTGCTGCCGGGGCGTCCTGGACGCGAGGGCGAGCACATTCAGCCATTGCTGATTCGTGGTACCGAGGGCATGCCGGTAACCCTCGCCCGTTGTTGCCGTCCTATCCCCGGCGACCCGATCCTGGGTTTCATCACCGCAGGCAAGGGCATCGTGGTGCATACCCACGACTGTCACAACATCCGCGAGTGGCGCAAGCGCCGAGATCGCTGGGTGGACGTCCAGTGGGATCCCGATGTCCACGCGGAGTTTCCCGTCCTGGTGCGGGTGGTGGCGGAGAGTGGGCGCGGGGTTCTGGCACGCGTTGCAACCCATATAGCCCAGGCCGATGCCAATATCGATCATGTCGATATCGAGCCCCAGGATGGACTCTACACCGGCATCACTTTTACCATCAGCGTGCGGGATCGGGACCATCTGGCACAGGTGGTACGTAGCTTGCGCTCCCTGCCTTCGGTATCGCGAGTGCAGCGTGTAAAAGGATGATCAGTCAGGAGAGTCTTATGCCAAGAGCAGTGCACAGCGCCGACGCCCCCCAGGCCATTGGGGCGTATAGTCAAGCCATGATCCATGGGGATCTTTTATATCTCTCGGGCCAGATTCCCATCGACCCAAGCACGGGCGATTTGGTGGAAGGAGATTTTGCGGCGCAGATGCAGCAGGTGCTCGACAACCTGCAGGCGGTTTGTGTTGCTGCCGGCACGGATCTGCGCCGGGCCGTGAAATTGCAGGTCTACCTGAGTGATCTACGTAATTTTGCCACCGTGAATGCGCTCATGGAGCAGTTTTTTACGCCGCCCTATCCGGCGCGGGCGGCGCTGCAGGTGGCGGCGCTACCGCGTGCTGCAGCCGTCGAGATCGATGGCATTGTCGCGCTGCGCGAGACGGGAAATGCTACCGACTGATTTACACCAGCCCATACGCGTGCTGTTGGCACAATACCCAGAGCTACGCAGCTTGCTGGAGGAGCGCGGCATTCACTGCAGTGAATGCTTCATTGCCGAGCGGGAAACTTTGCTCGGCGTGGCTACCATGCATCACATCGATTTACAGGCCTTGCTCAGGGACTGGGACGCGCGCCGTACTGCCGAGACCAGCCACTAGTCCTTGCGCATGGCTGCTGGGTCGAGATCCGTAAAACCGGTACGCCTGCAGGACCCCCTTACTGCCTTGCCCGGTATCGGGCCTGCCCTTGCCACATGCATGGGCGCGCTGGGCTTGGAGCGAATAGAAGACCTGCTCTTTCATCTCCCCTTGCGTTTTCAGGATCGACGCCACTTGCTGCCCCTGAACGCCCTGCGGCCCGGAATGGAGTGCGCGACGGTCGGTGAGATCGTCGATCTACAACGTCAGCAAGGGCGGCGAGAACAATGGTTGCTGCTGCTGGGGGATGGTGTCGCAGCACCGTTGACCTTGCGCTTCTTCCATCTGAGCCCGGCGCTCCGGCAGCAATGGCAGCGAGGACGTCGACTCTGGTGTTTCGGGGAGTTGCGCGCGGGCGCACGCGGTGTAGAGATGGTGCATCCAGAGTGGCAACTTGCGGATCGCAACGATTTTCGTCTCCCCGAGCATCTCACGCCGTTTTATCCCAGCACGCAGGGCATGAACCAACAACAATGGCGGCGTTTTGCGGGAATGGCGTTAGCGCTCGTTGAAGAATTGCGCGATCCGCTGCAAGAATTGCTACCCGGCTGGCCGACGCTGGCGGATAGCATTCGCTATCTCCATCAGGGTGGGCAGCGGGCGCCTGCAGCGAGCGATCGGGAATGGCAACGCGTTGCCCTTGATGAACTGCTGGCTCATCATCTGGCCTTGCGGCGCGAGCGCCATCGTCTTGATGTCCAACGAGGGATCTCTTGCCATCCCGATCCGGTTCTTTGGCAGCGTTTGCGTGGACATCTACCGTTTACCCCCACGGCGGCGCAGGAGCGAGTCATTGCCGAGGCCGTTCATGATCTCGCCGGCACCCGTCCCATGCGACGCCTGCTGCAGGGAGATGTCGGGTCGGGCAAGACCCTGGTTGCTGCCGCAGTCCTCTTGCACGCGGTGGCCGCTGGCATGCAGGTGGCAGTGATGGCACCGACGGAGATTCTCGCCCTGCAGTTACATGAGCGCTTGAGCAGCTGGATGCAGTTGCTGGATCTGCCAGTAGGCTTGTTGCTGGGCAGCCAGGGGGCGCGGCAGCGACGGGAAGTTTTGACGGCGCTGCGGGACGGCAGCATGACCATTGTCTGTGGTACGCAGGCACTCTTTCAGGAAGGGGTGGAGTTCTCCCATTTGGGGCTGGTCATTGTCGATGAGCAACATCGATTTGGGGTTGAGCAGCGGCGGCGACTTCTGGAGAAGGGGATTGTGCCCCATCTGCTGGTGATGACGGCTACACCGATCCCGCGTACCTTGGCGATGACCTTGCATGCCGATCTCGATCTTTCCACGATCGACTCCCTTCCGCCCGGCCGCCAGCCGATCGAGACTCTAGTCTTGGCGGATGAGCGGCGAGAAGAACTCATTGGGCGTTTGCATCATTTGCTGGAGGCGGGCCGTCAGATCTACTGGGTGTGTCCGCTCATCGAAGAGTCTGAGCTGCTGCAGCTTCAGGCAGCGGAGGCGAGCTATGCGGAGCTGCAGGTCGCGCTCCCTGCTACGGCTATTGCCCTGTTGCACGGGCGTCAGCGAAGTGAAGAAAAGGCGGAGATCATGGCAGCCTTTCGTCGTGGCGACGTGCGAGTTCTGGTGGCGACGACGGTGATCGAGGTTGGTGTGGATGTGCCGAACGCCTCGGTGATGGTGATCGAAAACGCCGAACGCCTCGGGCTGGCGCAGTTGCATCAGTTGCGCGGTAGGGTAGGGCGCGGAGCGGAGGCTAGCCTTTGCATTCTCCTCTATCACGGGCCGCTCTCGGTCAAGGCGCGGGAAAGACTACAGATCCTGCGGGAGTCGCAGGATGGCTTCGTGATTGCCCGCAAAGACCTGGAAATGCGTGGGCCGGGTGAGTTTCTGGGTATACGGCAAAGCGGCGAGCGACAATTGCGCGTTGCGGACTTTCTCCGCGATGAGGCGCTGATGGCGATGCTTCCTGAACTGGCAGCCACATTGGAGCGCTCCTCTCCGACCATGTGCGAGATCTTAGTGCAGCGCTGGTTGGGTAGCGCCAGCGCCTATGCGGGCGTGGCATAAAAGTCGCCCAGAAATCATGGATCTCTAGTAATATATTAGGGTATTATGCGAGCCATTACGGCATGGTGAGGAAGTCGGTGTGAAATATTGGCAGCCCTGGCTTGCGGCCCTGATCGGCGTTGCGTTATTGGGTGGTTGTGCTGCCCCTATGCCACCCAGCCAAGTCCATTCAGTAGCGTATTACGCCGCGAGAATTCCGCCACCACCTGCATATGCCCCCGCCGCAACAACGGCACCCACGCAATCTGCCGTGCCGCAAAACACTACCATACACATTGTGATCAATGCCGATCAACGTACCTTGAGTCTATATCGAGGTTCTACCCTGTTGACTGCGTATCCAGTAGCCATTGGTTTCGGTGGATCGGCTCCACGTCGCATTCGCGGTGACGACAAAACTCCCCTCGGTCATTATCATATTGGTTACGTGCGCTGGGGGACGCAGTATGGTCCATTCATGCTGCTGACCTATCCCAATCGCCAAGATGCGGAATGGGGCTTGCAGCAAGGGATCATTACCCATCTACAATACCAGAAAATTATCCAGGCAATCGATCATGGCGAAGTGCCGCCGCAGAATACCCCATTGGGTGGATATATCGGTATTCACGGTATGGGACCAAGCTTTTCTTTCGATCGTTCGGCTAAGGTTTTCCCCGGTCGCTGGACGGCGGGTTGTGTCGCTCTATCTAACCATGATGCGCAAAATATTGCGGAATTGGTCGAGCCTGGAACACCCGTAGAGATTGTCGGCAAAGTGGCGAGCTATGCCGAGCAGATTGGGCAAAGCCGACGTCTTGCCTTTCAATATCGACATGTAGCTGATCATGGGTGGGAATCTGCTGCCCCTCTCCAGGGGAAGGTGGCCAAGGGATCCCCCGCCGAGTAAGTCGTCTACGGTTCGCTGAGAGTCGCGATTTCCTGAAACCAGCAAATGCGGTTCCGTCCCGCGGTTTTCGCACGGTATAGTGCTTCATCGGCACGAGACAGGATCGCTGATCCCGATTCGTCGTTGGTATCCATTAAGGTCGCACCAATGCTGACGGTTACCTGCGTCATGGTTTGAGGATTGATGCGCACAGGATTGCTCGCCACTTTTTCGAGGATCCGCTGTGCCAGTAGGCTGGTATTCGTTGCCGAGGAATCTTCACAAATCAACAGAAATTCCTCTCCACCCAAACGACCAAAATGATCGGTGTTGCGCAACTCACTCTGCACGACGTGGGCGAACTCTCGTAGTACCTGGTCTCCAGCCAAATGACCATGCTGATCGTTGATGCGTTTGAAATGATCCAGATCCAGGATACATACCGCAGTATCACGCCCGTGGCGCTGATGGCGTGAAATTCTTTTATCCAACTCTTCCAGGCTATAACGGCGATTCGAGATACCCGTGAGTTCGTCGCGACTGGCCAATTGCTCGAGTTTCCGTTCTAGTTGCCGACGTTGGGTAATATCCCGCCAGATTCCTTCGAGACCAGCATATTGTCCGGTTTCATCCAGGAGAATGGTGCTGCTGATGGAGATATCGATGATCCGTCCGTCTCGACAACGCATTTGTCCCGGGAAGTCGCGCACATATCCCTGTTTTTTGATGGTCTCGATAAGGGCATCGCGATCCGTCTGATCGGGATAGAAGGCCGAGGCAAGTTGACCGACAATCTCACTTTGCTGATAGCCCAGAACATTGACCACCGACGGGCTGACGTAGCGCGTAATGCCTTCTACATCGGTACGGTAAAAAACGTCCTGCATGGTGTGCATCAGATGCTGAAATTGCTCATCGCTCTGCCGTAGCCGTTCTTCCATGGCACAACGTTCGGTCATGTCGAGGAAGGTCGCGATCAGGCCGATTTGTCCTTCTACCCGCACGGTTCGGCTGGTGAGCGCAATCACCCGCACCTGATGGCGCTGGGTGTAGATGCGAAACTCGGTGGGCGGATTGATGACATTGCCTGCCTCTGCTCGTCGGATGCGGGCTACGACTCGCTCTTGATCGAGCGGATAGATGAATTCATGGACAGAGTGTCCCAATACTCGCTCGGGATGATCGGCTTCAAAAATTCCCAAAGCGACGGCATTAGCATAAAGAATGAGATCTGCGGCGAAGATCACCACGGCCGTGGGCAGAGAATCAAATGCTTCGCACTCTTCCGGCGTGAGTGATGGAATCGGTGTGGGAATGATCTCTCCCATGGCTTTGCACAGCCCTCCCCCCAGTTAGCCGGCCTCTCGGACCAGATCGATCGTATTTTTCGAGATTATCGTGGTCTCGCTTAATCAGCGTCAATAGGTATGCATAATTTGCTAATATGCTGATTGTGCTGTATCCAATCCATTGCGGATGCAGTCTCCCAAGGCGATGCCACCGCGCCAATTTCCCAATAGAGAGACTCCGGGCCAATCGCGCGCGGTTACAGCATCGATTGCAGCAATGCGGTCTGCATGGCCGAGATGATACTGTGGAATGGCGCGGGGCCAGATTTGCACTCGTTGGAACGTGGGTTCGCCATCAATACCAAGGATAGGGGAGAGATCGTTCAAGGCTTGGGCAACGAGCTGATCTTCCCTCGGGAGTTTTTCCTGTGCTCCCCCCAGGAATACCGTGAGCAACACCTGCCCCGAGGGCGCGCGCGCAGGAAAGAGCGTGGAAGAAAAGAGGGCGCCCAGGGTAGGGATCTGTAAACGGCGGGGAATGAGGAGGCCGAAACCATCCAGGGGATGTTGAATCTGCTGTCGCGCGAAGCCCAGCGCCAAGGTGGCTACCTGCGGATAGGCAATTTCCGCAAGCCGAGCGTGCAAATCTCGCGCATCCGCCGGTGTGATGCGCAGAATGGCGTCAGTTGGCAGGCAAAGGAATAGACGCTGCGTTTCCCACCCGCCGGTCGTACTCGTGACATGCCAGCCATTCGCTGTTCGCTGAATCGCCGTAACGGCGCTGTTACAGTGCAGATTCCCGCCCAGCTCTTTGGCAATGGCGCGCGGGAGATCCTGCATGCCGCCAGCAAAGGAGATCAGTCGACTCTTCAGTGACGCCTTTTTGCGTCGCAGACCGGCAAGCAGCAGTGATCCGTGCTCTTGCTCCATTTGTGCCAGGCGGGGAAGGCTGGCTGGCAGAGATAATTGCTCGGGATCCCCGGCAAAAACGCCGGAAACAAAGGGGTCGACCATCCAGTCGAGTACTTCCGGACCCAGGCGACGGCGCACGAATGTCGCAACGGACTCCTCTGTTTGCGCGCGGGCGCGAAATGGTTCACCGAGCAGACGCAGGCGTGCGCGTGCTGACAAAAGACTGCCGCCGAGCAGGGCTTTAGGGCCAAGCGCTACCGGCTGATGCCGTCGGTTGAGAACAAAACGACGGCGTGCAAGCGGGTTGGCGCGGATTTCTTCGAGTGGAAGTGTCTGTAGCAGTGCGTCTACTTGCGCGTCGCGGACCAGCAGCGTGTTTGGGCCGAGGTCATACAGGAACCCCTCTTCTCTGCGACTGCGGATATTTCCACCGGCTTCGTCGCGCGCCTCCAGAACTCGATAGTCCTTCCCTTGTTCTTGTAAACGGAGGGCCAGACTGAGGCCAGTAATGCCGGCCCCGACGATGAGGTTTTTCACGGATTCCATGGCTTAGTTCTCCACAGGCATCTCTGCGCCGTAGGAGCGACTGCGGAGATACCAACGATGGGCATGACGCAGCAGGGCAAGGAGGATGGCCGTGACCGGAAGCGCAATAAGCAGGCCAACAAAGCCAAAAAGCTGTCCGCCGGCAAGCACGGCAAAAATGACCAGCACCGGGTGCAAACCAATGCGATCACCAACCAGGATGGGAATGAAGAGGGTGCTCTCGAGGATTTGCCCGATGCCGTATACCACCCAGACTTCCACGATGGATAGGAAAGCGCCGCCCTGAATGTACATGGCCAGACTGGCAATCAGGATGCCGCTAGCGAAGCCCAGATAGGGAACAAAGCTCAGTAGGCCGGAAAGCAGCCCGATGAGTAGTGCAGTCTTCAAGCCGACAACGCTGAGGCCGATGGCGTAGGTGCTGCCCAGGGCAAGCATGTCGAGGAGTTGCCCGCGCAGGAAGGCCATCAGCATCTGATTGGAATCTGCGGCCAACTGGCGGACCAGAACGAGGCGCTGGCGTGGGATAAGCTCGTCGATACGGCGCAACAGATGTGGCCAGTCGCGCATCAGGTAGAAGGTGATCACGGGAATCAATAAAAAATTCATCAGGATCGACAGGACGCCAGACCCAGAAATGAGGGCTACCTGCAGGCTGTTGCTGGCCCAATGGGTAAGTTTGCTGGCATTCTTACTGGCATAGGCGGTGAGCGTCTGGGTATCGAGAGGAATACCAAAACGCTGGGAGATCTCTGGTAGCCATTGGCTTTGCAATAGCTCGGCATACTGCCGGATATAATTGATGGCAATGAGGGTCTGGGCGCGTACGACGGGTAGTAGGGCGATGACGATGGCGGCGACCAGAAATATGGCCAGGAGAAAGACCAGGGTCGTGCCCACGCTGCGCCCGATGTGCCAGCGTTGCAGCCGGGTGACCAGTGGATTACCCAGGTAGGCGAGAACCCCCGCAATCAGGAAGGGAGAGAGAATGGGTCCCAGAAGGTAGAGTAGCCAGAGCAGGAAGGCGAGGCCAAGCCAGGGGAGGAAACGTTGCGCCACGCCTTAGTCGCTCCGGGAGACAGGGGTTTGCAGACGATAGTGGCCGCAGGATTCAGTGCAGATTATGGGCACTGCCTTCTGCCGCCTCCAGCATCACCTGACGAACCTCCGGGCTATAGTCGCCCTGCAGGACCTGTTGCCGACCCTCCTGAAAGAATAGCTGCGCGTCCGCGGGCAAAAACCTTTGCATTGCCGCGAAGGCCTTGCGCATGAGCTCGGGGTCCTGTGCGCGGGTAGCGGTGATGCCCCAGTTGAACAAGAGAATACGCCAGGGCCGCTGTGGGTCGTTGCTCTCCAGATCCGCGCCGTAATCGCCTTCGGCAGCCTCTACGACCGCACCCATTAGACGCGCCAGGTTGGCGAGCGCGGTCGGCTCGCGTTCTCCATTGGCGAGCACCGCGAGGCCATTGACCACCGGGTCGAGGGTATGAATGGGCTGTTGCTCCTGCACCAGCCAGGCGGCAATGCTGACGCTGACCACCTCCAACGCCGCCTTGCTTTTTCGCTCGCCCAAGCGATCGGCCCAAGTCGCCAAATCCATCAGCAGGCCAATGGTCAAATCGCCAATGCGCTCTGCCTCGTCTTCGGGCAGCGAGGGATCCCAGTCGGCCGTATCTTTTTCCAATACGGCAAAGAGCTGGCGCAGGGCGTCGACGAGCTGGGGCGGAGTGACCTGTTCGCCCGTGGCAATGTTGCTTTCCGCAAAACGGACGAGGAGCGACTGCACCTGTTGTTCAAAGCGGGCTTTGGCGCTGCTGATATCGGCGAGGGATGCCAAGGCGAATTTCCTTGAAGTGCCAAAATTGGCCTTTGATGGTATCATGAAAACTTTGCCGAGCAAGGCAGAGTGTTGGGAGTTTCCATGCCACAGTCCACCCCCCCGCGATCGTTGGTTGATCTGCACATGCATTCCCTGCACTCCGATGGCAGTATGCCGGTGAAAGAGTTGGTGGCGCGGGTTGCGCGGCGGGGCGTGGCACTTATGGCGCTGACGGATCATGACAATACCGCCGGCATTGCGAGTGCGGCGCAGGAAGCGGACCGACACGGAATCGATTTCATTCCTGGGGTAGAAATATCGAGCGAATGGAACGGCATCGGTATCCACATCGTTGGCCTGGGCATCGACATCGAGAATGCAAATCTACAAGCCGGCTTGGACAAGATCATGGAGTTTCGTGACTGGCGTGCGGCGGAGATCAGCCGCTTGCTGGAGACGGCAGGAATTCCGGGGGCCGAGCAGGGTGCCCGCGAACTGGCGGGTAGCCGCATGGTGGGGCGTACCCATTTTGCGCGTTGGCTGAAGGATTCCGGCCATTGCCGTGACAACGGCGAAGCCTTTCAGCGTTGGCTGGGACGAGGACAGGTTGCCTATGTGCCGAGTGACTGGATTCCCATGGTCGAGGCCGTATCCTGGATACGTCAAGCGGGGGGCATTGCGGTGGTTGCCCATCCTGGTCGCTACAAATTGAGTGCAGACCGTCTACGCACGCTATTTACAGAGTTTCGTGCGGCGGGGGGAGGGGCCATCGAGGTCAGTTCTGGCTCACAGGCGGCGGCAGACCGTGAGCATCTCGGAAAGTTGGCCCAACAATTGGACCTGGCCGCTTCTTTGGGTTCTGATTTTCACGGGCCAGATATTGGGCACGCCGAGATTGGGCAGCTCGCCCCCCTGCCCGATGCCGTGCAACCGGTTTGGGAGTGCCTTGGGCACTCTATCCCGCACGACAAGCACTAGTTCGCCCATGCCCCCGATGCGGGAAAAGATCCGTTTTGCCAACTGGGGGACGATCGTTCTGCTTGTCGTCTACCTTGGGGCGTTGTATACCCTGAGCCCTTATGCTGGCCCCCTGCTCATGGGTGCGGTGCTCGCTACGGTCGGGTGGCCTTGGCAGCTGCGTCTGGAACGCTCCTTGCACCTACCGCGGTGGTTGGCCTCCCTCCTTCATGCCTTGGCCTGGATGGCGGTCATCATCATCCCTGCGGTTCTGGTGGTGGAGTCCATCCTCCCTGAGTTGTTGCGCGTCGTCGCCCGCTGGCAATCCGGCGCACCGCTTTTGGGGGTGCCGCGGGAATTGCAGGCCATTCCCTACCTGGGAAAATGGCTGGCGGATCATTTGCGGGTGTTGAATGGAGCGCATCTCGCTCATTTCCTGAGCGATCATGAGGCGATGATCACCAGCTCTCTGGGTCAGCTCTGGTTTTTTGTTCTGCACACGTTCTTTGTTGCCCTGACCGTTTTTGCTATCAGTCTGCACGGGCGGCGTTTGGGGGAGGTGCTGCATCTCAGCGCGAGTCAGCTCTGGGGCGCGGAGCGCGGTGATCGCTTTCTCTTGGCGGCGCGTGAGGCGACGCGATCGGTCCTCATTGGGCTGATTGGGGTGGGCGTCATCGAAGGCTTGCTGATCGGTGTCGCTTACGCGATTGCTGGCCTCAGCACCTGGCCGCTGTGGATGGTGGTGACGGCTTTGTTGTCCCCTATCCCTTTTGGTGCGACGGTGGTAGTCGCCGCCGCAACCTTGTGGTTGATTTTTGGTGGCCATTGGTTGGCGGGTCTGGTGGTATTGGGCTGGGGGTTTTTCGTCATCACCCTTGCGGACCTCGTCATTCGTCCATTGCTGACGGGATCACAGAGTCAGGCGCCGTTCTTCCTGGTATTTTTCAGTATTCTTGGCGGGGCTGCGGCCTTTGGCTTGATTGGATTGATCATCGGCCCTATCTTGGTACTGTTGGCGCGCGGGGTATGGCTGGCGTGGGAACGCCGGGTGTTGCTCGAGCGCGGAACTGGGGGTGGGGCGGTGCGTTCTAAGTCTTGAACTTGTGGAGGTGCGGAATGGATTACCAGATGTTTGATCAGCAGTACAATCAGATTGCCCAGGCGACCCAGAACAATATTCAGGGTCTGCAGCAGGTGGCGCAAAAGGTCCAGGCGACGGTTCCGGACTCTACGCAAGCGCGCGATCTGATTCTGGAATTGCGGAATATGGCGATGAATCTACAGGGCCAGCAGCAAAATGTGAATTTCCTGTTGCAGCAGATGGGGCAGCGTATTCAGCAGCTGGAGATGCAGATGCAACAGATGGGTGGGCAGCCAGGGATGAACCCCAATATGGCGCAGCGCCCCTGGAATGCGCCGGCGCAAGGCGGCATGGGCGGCGGTTTCATGGGCAACGTCATGACGGGTCTGGGGTTGGGCGCGGGCTTTGCGGTGGCAGACAATATTGTTGACGATATCTTCAATATGTTCTGACCGACTGCATTGTGATCGGAGTGCGGCGGCCTGATCGGGCCGCCGTTTTTGTTGGCCCGGGAGGTAAAGTGGCAGAGGAATGGATCTATGGGTTCCACGCAGTCGAAGCGGCGCTAAACGCGGGGGAAGTAGAGCGTCTGTGGTTGGCGCAGGAACGTGCGAATGATGTCCGTCTGCAAAGCATCCGCCATCTTGCGGAGAGGCGGGGGATTGTACTGGAAATCGAGCCCGCGCAAGCTCTGGCACGGCGTTGTCGCAGCGAGCAGCATCAAGGGGTGCTGGCGCGCGCCTTGCCGGCCTCGCCGCGAGACTGGCAGGCCTTTGCAGCGCAGTTGCCGGCGGATGCCCTTCTCCTCATGCTCGATGGGGTTACCGATCCGCACAACTTGGGGGCCTGTTTGCGCAGCGCCGAGGCCGCCGGCGTGAATGCAGTCCTTCTGCCTAAAGACAATGCCTGTGCTATTACCGCGGCGGTACGCAAAGCGGCAGCAGGTGCGGCTTCACGGGTGCCGGTGTTCTTCCTGACCAATCTTGCCCGCAGCCTAGCAGACTTACAGAAGCGAAATTTTTGGGTGGCCGGGTTGGCTGGAGAGAGTGAGCAGAGCGTCTATGCAGCAGATCTGCGCGGTCCCCTGGTACTG
The window above is part of the Acidithiobacillus acidisediminis genome. Proteins encoded here:
- a CDS encoding Rid family detoxifying hydrolase codes for the protein MPRAVHSADAPQAIGAYSQAMIHGDLLYLSGQIPIDPSTGDLVEGDFAAQMQQVLDNLQAVCVAAGTDLRRAVKLQVYLSDLRNFATVNALMEQFFTPPYPARAALQVAALPRAAAVEIDGIVALRETGNATD
- a CDS encoding DUF1858 domain-containing protein; the encoded protein is MLPTDLHQPIRVLLAQYPELRSLLEERGIHCSECFIAERETLLGVATMHHIDLQALLRDWDARRTAETSH
- the recG gene encoding ATP-dependent DNA helicase RecG, which codes for MAAGSRSVKPVRLQDPLTALPGIGPALATCMGALGLERIEDLLFHLPLRFQDRRHLLPLNALRPGMECATVGEIVDLQRQQGRREQWLLLLGDGVAAPLTLRFFHLSPALRQQWQRGRRLWCFGELRAGARGVEMVHPEWQLADRNDFRLPEHLTPFYPSTQGMNQQQWRRFAGMALALVEELRDPLQELLPGWPTLADSIRYLHQGGQRAPAASDREWQRVALDELLAHHLALRRERHRLDVQRGISCHPDPVLWQRLRGHLPFTPTAAQERVIAEAVHDLAGTRPMRRLLQGDVGSGKTLVAAAVLLHAVAAGMQVAVMAPTEILALQLHERLSSWMQLLDLPVGLLLGSQGARQRREVLTALRDGSMTIVCGTQALFQEGVEFSHLGLVIVDEQHRFGVEQRRRLLEKGIVPHLLVMTATPIPRTLAMTLHADLDLSTIDSLPPGRQPIETLVLADERREELIGRLHHLLEAGRQIYWVCPLIEESELLQLQAAEASYAELQVALPATAIALLHGRQRSEEKAEIMAAFRRGDVRVLVATTVIEVGVDVPNASVMVIENAERLGLAQLHQLRGRVGRGAEASLCILLYHGPLSVKARERLQILRESQDGFVIARKDLEMRGPGEFLGIRQSGERQLRVADFLRDEALMAMLPELAATLERSSPTMCEILVQRWLGSASAYAGVA
- a CDS encoding L,D-transpeptidase family protein, encoding MKYWQPWLAALIGVALLGGCAAPMPPSQVHSVAYYAARIPPPPAYAPAATTAPTQSAVPQNTTIHIVINADQRTLSLYRGSTLLTAYPVAIGFGGSAPRRIRGDDKTPLGHYHIGYVRWGTQYGPFMLLTYPNRQDAEWGLQQGIITHLQYQKIIQAIDHGEVPPQNTPLGGYIGIHGMGPSFSFDRSAKVFPGRWTAGCVALSNHDAQNIAELVEPGTPVEIVGKVASYAEQIGQSRRLAFQYRHVADHGWESAAPLQGKVAKGSPAE
- a CDS encoding sensor domain-containing diguanylate cyclase — translated: MGEIIPTPIPSLTPEECEAFDSLPTAVVIFAADLILYANAVALGIFEADHPERVLGHSVHEFIYPLDQERVVARIRRAEAGNVINPPTEFRIYTQRHQVRVIALTSRTVRVEGQIGLIATFLDMTERCAMEERLRQSDEQFQHLMHTMQDVFYRTDVEGITRYVSPSVVNVLGYQQSEIVGQLASAFYPDQTDRDALIETIKKQGYVRDFPGQMRCRDGRIIDISISSTILLDETGQYAGLEGIWRDITQRRQLERKLEQLASRDELTGISNRRYSLEELDKRISRHQRHGRDTAVCILDLDHFKRINDQHGHLAGDQVLREFAHVVQSELRNTDHFGRLGGEEFLLICEDSSATNTSLLAQRILEKVASNPVRINPQTMTQVTVSIGATLMDTNDESGSAILSRADEALYRAKTAGRNRICWFQEIATLSEP
- the hemG gene encoding protoporphyrinogen oxidase, with translation MESVKNLIVGAGITGLSLALRLQEQGKDYRVLEARDEAGGNIRSRREEGFLYDLGPNTLLVRDAQVDALLQTLPLEEIRANPLARRRFVLNRRHQPVALGPKALLGGSLLSARARLRLLGEPFRARAQTEESVATFVRRRLGPEVLDWMVDPFVSGVFAGDPEQLSLPASLPRLAQMEQEHGSLLLAGLRRKKASLKSRLISFAGGMQDLPRAIAKELGGNLHCNSAVTAIQRTANGWHVTSTTGGWETQRLFLCLPTDAILRITPADARDLHARLAEIAYPQVATLALGFARQQIQHPLDGFGLLIPRRLQIPTLGALFSSTLFPARAPSGQVLLTVFLGGAQEKLPREDQLVAQALNDLSPILGIDGEPTFQRVQIWPRAIPQYHLGHADRIAAIDAVTARDWPGVSLLGNWRGGIALGDCIRNGLDTAQSAY
- a CDS encoding AI-2E family transporter, translating into MAQRFLPWLGLAFLLWLLYLLGPILSPFLIAGVLAYLGNPLVTRLQRWHIGRSVGTTLVFLLAIFLVAAIVIALLPVVRAQTLIAINYIRQYAELLQSQWLPEISQRFGIPLDTQTLTAYASKNASKLTHWASNSLQVALISGSGVLSILMNFLLIPVITFYLMRDWPHLLRRIDELIPRQRLVLVRQLAADSNQMLMAFLRGQLLDMLALGSTYAIGLSVVGLKTALLIGLLSGLLSFVPYLGFASGILIASLAMYIQGGAFLSIVEVWVVYGIGQILESTLFIPILVGDRIGLHPVLVIFAVLAGGQLFGFVGLLIALPVTAILLALLRHAHRWYLRSRSYGAEMPVEN
- a CDS encoding PHP domain-containing protein, producing MPQSTPPRSLVDLHMHSLHSDGSMPVKELVARVARRGVALMALTDHDNTAGIASAAQEADRHGIDFIPGVEISSEWNGIGIHIVGLGIDIENANLQAGLDKIMEFRDWRAAEISRLLETAGIPGAEQGARELAGSRMVGRTHFARWLKDSGHCRDNGEAFQRWLGRGQVAYVPSDWIPMVEAVSWIRQAGGIAVVAHPGRYKLSADRLRTLFTEFRAAGGGAIEVSSGSQAAADREHLGKLAQQLDLAASLGSDFHGPDIGHAEIGQLAPLPDAVQPVWECLGHSIPHDKH
- a CDS encoding AI-2E family transporter is translated as MPPMREKIRFANWGTIVLLVVYLGALYTLSPYAGPLLMGAVLATVGWPWQLRLERSLHLPRWLASLLHALAWMAVIIIPAVLVVESILPELLRVVARWQSGAPLLGVPRELQAIPYLGKWLADHLRVLNGAHLAHFLSDHEAMITSSLGQLWFFVLHTFFVALTVFAISLHGRRLGEVLHLSASQLWGAERGDRFLLAAREATRSVLIGLIGVGVIEGLLIGVAYAIAGLSTWPLWMVVTALLSPIPFGATVVVAAATLWLIFGGHWLAGLVVLGWGFFVITLADLVIRPLLTGSQSQAPFFLVFFSILGGAAAFGLIGLIIGPILVLLARGVWLAWERRVLLERGTGGGAVRSKS
- the rlmB gene encoding 23S rRNA (guanosine(2251)-2'-O)-methyltransferase RlmB, with amino-acid sequence MAEEWIYGFHAVEAALNAGEVERLWLAQERANDVRLQSIRHLAERRGIVLEIEPAQALARRCRSEQHQGVLARALPASPRDWQAFAAQLPADALLLMLDGVTDPHNLGACLRSAEAAGVNAVLLPKDNACAITAAVRKAAAGAASRVPVFFLTNLARSLADLQKRNFWVAGLAGESEQSVYAADLRGPLVLVLGSEEKGMRRLIREHCDYLLRIPMQGQIESLNVSVATAIVLFEARRQRDNRVQ